One Streptomyces lincolnensis genomic region harbors:
- a CDS encoding mobile element transfer protein encodes MPANRRFRRVVRIGPVQVGTSYDGRGREKHTAACTAPRCGFSTDYDSRAAAELAARTHRCAAR; translated from the coding sequence ATGCCCGCCAACCGCCGCTTCCGCCGAGTCGTCCGCATCGGCCCCGTCCAGGTCGGCACGTCCTACGACGGCCGGGGTCGGGAGAAGCACACCGCCGCCTGCACCGCTCCGCGCTGCGGCTTCTCCACGGACTACGACAGCCGCGCCGCCGCCGAGCTGGCCGCGCGTACCCACCGCTGCGCCGCCCGCTGA
- a CDS encoding DUF2637 domain-containing protein, whose amino-acid sequence MARSTVRVDAVLVQAVIAGALSFAHLHDLAAAAGQGGWKAWAYPVSVDLLLVAAWRRLRSGGAKTAAWCWFLVALIASLGANVATAGLLDLGAVPAWLRILVAGWPAVAFLGGTLLVHGSPEPEAAPVPDKNPTAQDEAPAPASAPQLPAAAPESTPPPATTVPPALVAHARKVADDHRARTGAPIDTPTLRARLGVPLPLAEAIAAQLA is encoded by the coding sequence ATGGCCCGCTCCACCGTCCGTGTGGACGCGGTCCTGGTCCAGGCCGTCATCGCCGGAGCCCTGTCCTTCGCCCACCTGCACGACCTGGCCGCTGCTGCCGGACAGGGTGGCTGGAAGGCGTGGGCTTACCCAGTCAGCGTGGATCTGCTCCTGGTGGCCGCGTGGCGGAGGCTCCGCTCCGGCGGGGCCAAGACGGCTGCCTGGTGCTGGTTCCTCGTCGCGCTGATCGCGTCGCTCGGGGCGAACGTCGCCACGGCCGGGCTGCTTGACCTGGGCGCTGTACCGGCCTGGCTGCGCATCCTCGTCGCCGGATGGCCGGCCGTCGCCTTTCTCGGCGGAACGCTGCTCGTGCACGGATCTCCGGAGCCGGAAGCCGCACCGGTCCCGGACAAGAACCCGACTGCCCAGGATGAGGCTCCGGCTCCCGCCTCGGCGCCCCAACTGCCCGCCGCTGCACCGGAGTCAACTCCGCCTCCGGCAACCACCGTCCCGCCCGCCCTGGTCGCCCACGCGCGCAAGGTCGCCGACGACCACCGCGCCCGGACCGGAGCTCCCATCGACACTCCAACGCTTCGTGCCCGGCTCGGAGTCCCGCTACCGCTCGCCGAAGCCATCGCCGCCCAACTCGCCTGA
- a CDS encoding SpdD protein, which translates to MFRPKLPDVPTLPTTPVVPQQTHTPMPSTGQSLTPYVGVVAGVVVVGVVLTALLAAVAITAVSVAVAAVVLRSLLNGANRR; encoded by the coding sequence ATGTTCCGCCCCAAGCTCCCCGACGTCCCCACGCTGCCGACAACCCCCGTCGTCCCGCAGCAGACGCACACCCCGATGCCCTCGACCGGCCAGTCGCTGACGCCCTACGTGGGTGTTGTCGCCGGCGTGGTCGTCGTGGGTGTCGTCCTGACCGCGCTCCTGGCGGCCGTCGCCATCACGGCCGTGTCCGTGGCCGTCGCCGCCGTGGTCCTGCGCTCGCTCCTCAACGGCGCCAACAGGCGCTGA
- a CDS encoding replication initiator has protein sequence MLASLGTMPELGRQLSGLGGCTHPVRLDGHRTEYAVNKATGEIGDVLHHLDSATLPAGQLLVRCNNRRATRCAACAETYRRDTYHLITAGLRGGKGASEAVATHPRVFATLTAPSFGPVHNRPNGGRDCRCGIRHDENDPALGTALDPDTYDYEAAVLWNAHAGALWRRFSIYLRREVAKRAGLTQRAFLDHARISFAKVAEYQRRGAVHFHAVIRLDGPEGGETAPPAWASTEVLTDAIPAAATATRIAGPEVDGRSHRFVFGRQLDVRPIRSADFDGGQELTERAVAAYIAKYATKGAETATGTLDRPIRFLAELAQARISDHAQRMIRTAWSLGARADLADLRLRAWAHMLGFRGHFSTKSRRYSTTLGALRDARAEWRRAQAAETSTAPVTSEISEVTSTLVLAHWVFAGTGLSAAETWLAASLEPAPGTEGEPTHG, from the coding sequence ATGTTGGCCTCCCTCGGCACCATGCCCGAGCTGGGCCGTCAACTCTCCGGCCTGGGCGGCTGCACTCACCCCGTCCGCCTCGACGGCCACCGCACGGAGTACGCGGTCAACAAGGCGACCGGCGAGATCGGCGATGTCCTGCACCACCTCGACTCCGCCACGCTCCCCGCCGGTCAGCTCCTGGTCCGCTGCAACAACCGCCGCGCGACCCGTTGCGCCGCCTGTGCCGAGACCTACCGCCGTGACACCTACCACCTGATCACCGCCGGACTGCGTGGCGGCAAAGGTGCCTCGGAAGCGGTCGCCACCCACCCCCGCGTCTTCGCCACACTGACCGCGCCGAGCTTCGGCCCGGTCCACAACCGCCCCAACGGCGGCCGGGACTGCCGCTGCGGCATCCGCCATGACGAGAACGATCCAGCCCTGGGCACAGCCCTTGACCCGGACACCTACGACTACGAAGCCGCCGTGCTCTGGAACGCGCACGCCGGTGCCCTGTGGCGGCGCTTCTCGATCTACCTGCGCCGAGAGGTGGCCAAGCGCGCCGGTCTCACCCAACGGGCCTTCCTCGACCACGCCCGCATCTCCTTCGCGAAGGTGGCCGAGTACCAAAGGCGCGGCGCGGTCCACTTCCACGCGGTCATCCGTCTCGACGGCCCGGAGGGAGGAGAAACGGCACCCCCGGCCTGGGCCTCGACCGAGGTGCTCACCGACGCCATCCCGGCTGCCGCGACTGCCACGCGAATTGCCGGACCCGAGGTCGACGGCCGGTCCCACCGCTTCGTCTTCGGTCGCCAGCTCGACGTACGTCCGATCCGCTCCGCCGACTTCGATGGCGGCCAGGAGCTGACCGAGCGCGCTGTAGCGGCGTACATCGCCAAGTACGCGACCAAAGGAGCCGAGACGGCGACGGGCACCCTGGATCGCCCGATCCGCTTCCTTGCCGAGCTGGCGCAGGCCCGGATCAGTGACCACGCCCAGCGCATGATCCGCACAGCCTGGTCCCTCGGCGCACGGGCGGACCTGGCAGACCTCCGCCTACGGGCCTGGGCTCACATGCTCGGCTTCCGCGGCCACTTCTCCACCAAGTCCCGCCGCTACTCGACGACCCTCGGCGCGCTCCGTGACGCCCGTGCCGAATGGCGCCGGGCCCAAGCAGCAGAGACCAGCACCGCGCCAGTCACCTCCGAAATTTCGGAAGTGACGTCGACCCTGGTCCTCGCCCACTGGGTCTTCGCCGGAACGGGCCTCAGCGCCGCCGAAACCTGGCTAGCGGCCTCCCTCGAACCCGCCCCCGGAACGGAAGGAGAACCCACCCATGGCTGA
- a CDS encoding excisionase family DNA-binding protein, giving the protein MAEPQAVDNVHATADPSLVLLTVEETARRLRIGRTTCFRLVRAGEIESVTVGRLRRVPADAVPAYVAKLRHRPAEAA; this is encoded by the coding sequence ATGGCTGAGCCGCAAGCCGTGGACAACGTGCATGCGACCGCTGACCCTTCCTTGGTCCTCCTGACCGTCGAAGAGACGGCTCGGCGGCTGCGCATCGGCCGTACGACGTGCTTCCGCCTCGTACGCGCGGGAGAGATCGAGTCCGTCACGGTCGGCCGTCTGCGGCGAGTACCGGCCGACGCCGTCCCGGCTTATGTGGCCAAACTCCGCCATCGCCCTGCCGAAGCAGCCTGA